In Trifolium pratense cultivar HEN17-A07 linkage group LG7, ARS_RC_1.1, whole genome shotgun sequence, a genomic segment contains:
- the LOC123894915 gene encoding probable leucine-rich repeat receptor-like serine/threonine-protein kinase At3g14840 isoform X10, which yields MSGHLPPELGNLTKIRTLRISSNNFTGELPVTLAKLTILQDFQIDDNQFSGKIPDYIQNWRSINKLGYFSPDRMIQGSGLSGPIPSGISLLRYLTDLRISDLNGSEYAPLPQLNNMALLKTLVLRNCNINGTLPKNFGNMTALKTLDLSFNKLSGTIPMTFADMSNADINLTYIFLTGNLLTGQVPTWGKKVWVDLSYNNFNISQGSQMCEDEKVNLFSPSWAHNDIGTDSCLRECPKREFLHASYSLYINCGGKQAKVNNTSYDDDSESSGSARFVASQMGKWASSTTGAFIGSDQRADSYTRKNTSTLTMVDAELYMTARVSPISLTYFAFCLENGRYTVDLHFAEIMFINDQTYGSLGRRLFDIYLQGKPMQKDFNIAEEAGGVGKKVVKRYKKVGVTNNTLEIRLYWAGKGREALPDKSVYGPLISAISVKSDSAHRSMSAGTVVGIVVAAAIIIILLFVILWWKGYFGKKNSLARELKSLDLQTGVFTLRQIKAATNNFDISNKIGEGGFGPVYKGCLPNGTLIAVKQLSSKSKQGNREFLTEISMISALQHPYLVKLYGCCVEGDQLLLIYEYLENNSLARALFGPEEHQIKLDWSRRKKICVGIAKGLAFLHEESRLKVVHRDIKATNVLLDTKLDPKISDFGLAKLDEEDNTHISTRIAGTYGYMAPEYAMHGYLTDKADVYSFGVVALEIVSGKSNTLYRSKEEAFYLLDWAHLLKERGDIMELVDRRLGSDFRKKEVTVMINVALLCTNATSNLRPSMSSVVSMLEGRTVVPEFVSDSSEVMDENKVEVMRQYYYEMEENTTSTSQTQSQSLLKDGSWTASSSSAADLYPIHSDSFYLQERN from the exons ATGTCTGGACATCTTCCTCCTGAGCTTGGGAATCTAACCAAAATTCGAACATT GCGAATTTCCTCTAACAATTTTACTGGAGAACTACCCGTGACATTGGCAAAGCTCACTATATTGCAAGATTT CCAAATTGACGACAACCAATTCTCTGGAAAGATACCTGATTATATTCAGAACTGGAGAAGTATCAATAAACT TGGTTACTTTTCTCCTGACAGAATGATTCAAGGAAGCGGATTAAGTGGGCCGATTCCTTCTGGAATTTCACTTTTGAGATACTTAACTGACTT GAGAATTAGTGATTTGAATGGATCTGAATATGCACCTTTGCCACAACTTAATAATATGGCATTGTTAAAAACACT GGTTCTAAGGAATTGCAATATCAACGGAACACTACCTAAAAATTTCGGGAATATGACAGCATTAAAAACCTT AGACCTCAGCTTTAACAAATTAAGTGGAACAATTCCGATGACCTTTGCTGACATGAGCAATGCTGACATAAACTTGACATACAT ATTTTTAACTGGAAACCTTCTCACTGGACAAGTGCCTACTTGGGGAAAGAAGGTCTGGGT AGATCTTTCATACAATAACTTCAACATCAGCCAAGGGAGTCAGATGTGTGAAGATGAAAAAGT GAACTTGTTTTCTCCCTCATGGGCACACAATGACAT AGGAACAGATTCGTGTTTGAGAGAATGTCCCAAACGTGAGTTTCTTCATG CGTCATACTCCCTTTATATAAATTGTGGTGGAAAACAAGCAAAAGTCAACAACACAAGCTATGATGATGATTCAGAATCATCTGGATCAGCTAGATTCGTTGCCAGTCAAATGGGAAAATGGGCATCTAGCACCACTGGTGCATTCATTGGTAGTGATCAACGTGCAGATAGTTATACTCGAAAAAATACCTCTACACTTACTATGGTGGATGCTGAATTGTACATGACCGCACGTGTTTCTCCTATTTCTTTGACTTATTTTGCGTTTTGCCTGGAAAATGGAAGATACACGGTAGATCTACACTTTGCTGAAATAATGTTCATAAACGATCAAACTTATGGTAGTCTTGGAAGGCGTCTATTTGATATCTATCTTCAG GGCAAGCCAATGCAAAAGGACTTCAATATTGCAGAAGAAGCAGGAGGAGTTGGTAAGAAAGTCGTAAAGCGATACAAAAAAGTTGGTGTTACTAATAATACATTAGAGATCCGTTTATATTGGGCTGGAAAAGGGAGAGAGGCTCTCCCAGATAAATCAGTATATGGTCCTCTTATATCAGCTATATCGGTGAAATCTG ATTCTGCACATCGAAGCATGTCTGCAGGAACTGTGGTTGGAATTGTGGTTGCAGCAGCAATTATTATCATTCTATTATTTGTTATACTTTGGTGGAAAGGatattttggaaagaaaaactcTTTAGCAAGAG AGCTGAAGAGTTTAGACCTACAAACAGGTGTATTTACCTTAAGACAAATCAAAGCAGCAACAAATAACTTTGATATTTCCAATAAGATTGGAGAAGGAGGGTTTGGTCCTGTGTACAAG GGTTGTTTACCCAATGGGACATTGATAGCAGTCAAGCAACTTTCTTCTAAATCAAAGCAAGGGAATCGTGAGTTTTTAACTGAGATAAGCATGATTTCTGCTTTGCAACACCCTTATCTTGTTAAACTATATGGTTGTTGTGTGGAGGGAGATCAGTTGTTGCTGATATATGAATACTTGGAAAACAATAGTCTCGCTCGTGCTTTATTTG GTCCAGAGGAACACCAAATAAAATTAGATTGGTCAAGAAGGAAGAAGATATGTGTTGGCATTGCTAAAGGTTTGGCATTCCTCCATGAAGAATCAAGACTGAAGGTTGTTCATAGGGACATCAAAGCCACAAATGTGTTACTTGATACCAAACTTGACCCAAAGATATCTGATTTTGGTTTGGCCAAGCTGGATGAGGAGGACAATACTCACATTAGCACTAGAATTGCTGGGACGTA TGGATATATGGCTCCTGAATATGCAATGCATGGTTATTTGACAGACAAAGCAGATGTTTATAGTTTTGGAGTTGTTGCTCTAGAAATTGTTAGTGGTAAGAGCAACACCCTTTATCGGTCAAAGGAGGAAGCATTCTATCTTCTTGATTGG GCACATTTGTTGAAAGAGAGAGGTGACATAATGGAGCTAGTTGATAGAAGATTAGGTTCAGATTTCAGAAAAAAGGAAGTTACGGTGATGATCAACGTTGCTCTCCTATGCACCAATGCCACTTCAAACCTTAGGCCCTCTATGTCTTCAGTCGTAAGTATGCTTGAAGGAAGGACCGTGGTTCCAGAATTTGTTTCAGATTCAAGTGAAGTAATGGATGAAAACAAGGTAGAAGTAATGAGGCAATATTACTATGAGATGGAAGAAAATACGACAAGTACGTCACAAACACAAAGTCAGAGTTTATTAAAGGATGGGTCATGGACTGCTTCATCTTCATCAGCTGCAGATCTTTATCCTATCCACAGTGATTCTTTCTATTTGCAGGAAAGAAATTAA